GATCCAGAACGTTATAGCGTGATACTGAATCCTGTGTCCCCGCATAATCTGTTACATGAGCTATTTGACCTAATCGTGTTAGTAAACCACCAGCTGATACTATTTTAAGGTTTTTAATTTCATCCAGTGTAAAAAATCTGCTTTTAAGGCGCATTGTATAATCATTCATGGGATCATGAAGAATTCCCAGAGAATTTATAAAATTGTTTTTTTGAATTTGTTCTGTTATATGGTGCAATGGCGTGTTATAGGCAACACAGTAATTATTATCAACAGTCACATGAATCTCACGCTTATTGCCTCCGCCTATCTCAACCTGAGAAACGCCCTCAATGCGTTCAATATCTTTTTTGTATATGCCTTCTGCAATATTACGCAGTTTATTAAGGCTATACTGTGTACTTGATAATCCTATGACCATAATAGGTGAATAGTCATTCCCCTGAAGATATATCTCGGGTTCATTCACATCGTTTGGAAATGTTGCACGCACAGGTTCTATCTTTTCATGTATTTCATACACTTTAAATTGTAGGTTGGCATCCTTTTCAAAGGTTATGTATATGCGAGCTTCTGTATCATTACTAGAAGAAACAATCTCTTCTATTCCACCAATAGTGCTAATAGCATCTTCCAGTGGGTTGGTAATTATCTCCTCCATTTTGTAAGGGGATTGCCCGGGATACCGCACTACAATTGTTATGTCATGATTGCCCACATCAGGCAAAAGTGATGAAGGTAATGAGGTAAATGCAAAAAATCCTATTGCCATGATAGCACAAAAGATCATCAAGGTTGTTATTGTATGAGTAACAAAATATTGTATTAATTTCATGAGTTTTCCTTGATGGTTATACGTATGAAATGTGGCAGGCAGAGCATGATAAAACCTGTCCCAGCAATCATGCCGCCAATGATGGCAATAGCAAGTGGTGATTGGACATCGCCTTCCTGTAATCCCAAGGCCAGTGGTATAAGCCCGCAAATGGTGGTCAAAGATGTCATTATGATTGGACGTAGACGCTGTGTGCAGGATTTTGTAATTGATGCAACCACATTGCTATTATGGCGATAGTTATGAATAATAGTATCAAGTAGCAATATAGCATTATTCACAATAGTACCTATAAGAACAACCGCCCCCATGAGCGACATGATATTAATGGATTTACCTGTTAAAAAAAGAAATATGAATGATCCACATAAGGCAACAGGTACTGATGACATGATTAACAGTGGATAAAGAAGTGATTCAAATTGAGCGGCGATAATCATGTATATTAACACAATAGAAAGAATAAGAATAGCATACAATGACTCAAGTGATTCTTTTGTTTCTATCATTTCTGGTGACAAAACAAAAGAAACATTTTGTTTGTTCTGCTTTTCCCACAGTTGTTGTAATTTTTCTATTGCTTTTTCTTGTGAGATACTCTTTGTTGCAACATGAATGGGTATGCATTTCTGCTGATTGTTACGTATAATTGAAGAATAACCCTGTGAATTAGAAATTGAAGCAATAGTGTGTAGTAATGTACATGTAGTACCACCGTTAGCCTGAATGGGTATCATTCCTATGTCATCTATGCTGTCACGAAACGTAGTATCAAATCGAGTAACAATATCAATCTCATAATCTGATTCAGTGTATTTTCCTGAGTGTGTTCCGTACACAGCAGTGTGTATGTGTGAAGCAATATCCTGAAGTGTTAACCCAAACGAAGCTAACCTGTCAGTATCAGCCTGTATGGTAAGTTCAGGCTTGCCCTGTTTAATTTCACTGCAACATTGAGTAATCCATGGTTGTCGCGTGCATTCCTGTATAAATGCACCTGCAGCAGCATTAATATCGTGCAAAGAATTGCCTATACAATTAATCGTTATATCCCCGCTACCTGCATGCAACACCTGTAAAAATTGAGTATTTGCTGCATTATATTCAATGCGAACCTCAGGTGGCAATTTTACATTTTTTTCTAAATAGGTAATGCAATCCTTTGCATCTTGTCCATTGCGCAATTGTACAAGAATCTGGCCAATATTGGTATTCTTTTCCCTGCCAAAGTATTCGGTGTAATCTTCAGGGTTGTAGCCTGCCGTTATCAATCGTTTGTCAATTTCTTGATAGTATTCCAATAATGAATCAATATATTGAAGCATATCAATTGTTTGCTGTAATGGGGTGCCAGGGGATGACTCTAATCTAATTGTGAACTGACTCTGTGTTGTATCAGGCATCAGTGATCCTGTCATCATGCAAACAGCACATGCTCCAGTAACAATAATAGCGATAGTTACCATGTAAATGTATTTGCTCTGTAAAAGTAATCTTTCAAGCAGCAAGACGTATCTGTGTTCGATAGTTTGCAGCAATGAATCTATTTTGTGGAAAAGTAAACTATTATGAACTATCGCCACAAAGTGTTGCTTTTTTGCATGATGAACTTTTTGTGATTGAATAGTGTGCAATGCAGGGATGAGAAGCAGGGCAACAAATAAAGAAGCAAAAAGAGCGATAGTTACTGTAATGGCTAAATGAGCAAATAGCGCACCGCCCAATCCTTTTATAAGTAGTAGTGGCAAGAAAATGACCACACTGGTTAATGTGGATGCGATGAGTGATGGTGCAATTGTATATATGGTCTGTGGTATTGATGTATGTTTTACATTGGAAATGGATTCAATGACTACTATGCCACAGTCAACGAGCATGCCCACACATATGGTCAATCCGCCTAATGACATCATATTAATATTAATGGATAATACATTCATGAAAAAGAAAGTAATGATAATTGATACAGGTATTGCTGCGGTAATAATGAATGCAGAAAAGAAACGCTGTGTGAAAAGGAGAAGAACAAAAAATGCAATAATAGAACCAGCAATAGCAGATGATGTAACACTGGATATGGCACTCTGGATATATTGTGATTGATCGCTGATTATATCAAATGTTAGTCTTTTACCATATTTTTTTTGGAGGTTCCCAACAAGCTGACGCGTCTTGTGGCAAACCTCAACAGTATTTTTCCCTGACTCTTTTATGATGGACAGGGTCACACAGGGCTGACCATTGATAAATGACTGGCTTGTAATTTCTTTGAAGCCATCTACTACTCGGGCAATGTGTTTTAAAAAGACCAGGCGGCCATCCTGGGTTTTTTTAACTGGGACATTCTCAATGTCACTGATATTTTTAAATTCGCCTGCAGTCCTTATAAGAAGTTCTTTATTGCCTGCAACAAGGGTGCCTGCAGGATAATTGCAGTGGGATGACTGAATGCTATCGATAATCTCCTGTATCCCAATATTGTATGCCTGCAGTGCATCACGGTTTATGAGTACTTCAATCTGACGTACTTTGCCTCCTGTTACTTTAGCATTGCCAACTCCTTCAATACGTTCAAAAAGTGGTACTATATTTTTTTCGGTTTTATAACGCAACTGTCGTAAATCCATATCCTGTGACGTAATAGCTATGTTCATAACGGGAAGAGAGTTTGGATCAAACCGTGTAACGATTGGCTTATAGACATCCTGAGGGAGTATACCTTTTACAAGATCAACTTTTTCACGAACCTTTAAGAGAGCAAAATCAACATTGCTTCCCCATCGCAGTGTGGCTACCACAAGGCTTGCGCCTTCAATTGATTCTGAATGTATGCGCGTTACGCCCGCAACACTGTTGACTGCCTCTTCAACTGGTTGAGTGATAAGCTGTTCAATTTCCGATGGAGCAGCACCAGGATACAGTGTAATAACGGAAATCTCAGGATATTGTACGGGAGGTAGCAGATCCATGGTGAGGTTACACAGTGATATAATGCCAAACAGACACAAAGCACTGAATGCCATGATAATTGTTACAGGACGTTGTACTATTAATGTTCCCATATATACCATCACATATTACAATAAATGGCAAATGGGTTGAGCATATAATTGCCTGCAGTATCCTTAATTCCATTGATACCATGATTAATTGATAATCTGTAATATGATTGTGGAGTAAGATTAAACATATATATATCAATGCAATCGGGATGGTTAATTGGCACCTCAATCTTCCATATTTTTGGGATAAGGGTGGAACTCAACTGTGATGCAATCAGGCTAAATGAAATAGCCTGCATTGCTGAGGGCAAATCCAATGACGCAATAGCGGCCAGTGTGTTTGTTGTATTGGCAAATTGAATCCTGAATATCAAGACAGTGACATGAGTATTGTTAATGAGCTTGTTGCATGCATATGGTGGCGCCGATTCGATAATATCATCATTTTCTAAGAGACGTGATACAGTATCGTCAACATTACCACTAGAATCCCAACCTATCTGATATATATATTTGCTGTTATTGCCATACGGGATAACTTCAATTGGTTGTGAATACTCTGAATATATTTTAAATGGGAAATTATATACCTGATCAAGAGCATTGCCTGCTATATCTTTTGCCTGTGAAGTAACAGTCAGCACATACGTTTGCATCAGATTTAATGGTGAAGAGGGTATGATACGGAGGGTGTGGTCATCTTCCCATGAAAAAGCGGCATTACAGGAAGGAGATATGCTGATACTTTCATTTGTATCAATACGCTGCATAGCTTTTGAAAATCGTATAAGTATGTGTGTATTTTTATCGATGCCTTCTGTTGTAGTAAAAGGTTGAAGTCGTACTGTTGTACCAGTGTAATGAGCAAAGCATCCAACAGAATAATCAGGTGGTTCCATTGATTCAGGATTTAATGTTGGAGCAATAAAGTCAGTACCACATATAAAGATACTTTTATATTCTTTTAATAAATGATTACCTGCTATATCTACAATATCTGTTGATAGAGTAATAGTATATGTTGTACCATGTATAAAATTAGTATAGGGAGTAAATACTAGAGTAGAATTGTCATTCTGCAACGTAATATCACCAACAACGTATGGGGTAACTATAAAACCTTTTTTTACTGAATCTAACCTGACAGCTTCGGAAAACTGTACAATGAGTGGAGAAAAAATGTCAGATATTCGTTCTCCATCCGCAGGTTGTATTGATACTGCTTCAGGTTTGATAAGATCAATATCTGTTGAAAATGTTGATGTGAAATCTTCTTTAAGATTGTTGCCATGAATATCTTCTGCACTGGAGCGAATAATAATAGTATATACAGTAGCATCTTTACAATTTTCAATGAGGTCAAAATAAAGCTTATTGTTATCCCATCGAAAATGTCCCTTTGGCTGATGCTCTCCACTAATCAAAAAAGCTTCTTCGGTTTTTGGCCTGTCCATTGATTCAGAAAATTCTACACAAATAACAGGGCGATCTTCTAAAACTACAGACCTGTTAGCGGGGGTTATGCTAATGATTTCTGGTGGGTCAATATCAACAAAATAGTTACAGGATGTTATCGTAAAAGATATGAGGAGAATTATGTTACATGATACTTTCATAGTTAACTCCATACATGATGCATTTCTTAATCTACTGGATGAAAATAAAATATATACCATACATCATTTTGCATGGGTATGCCATTGATTGACTTTATGCCGTCAGTACCGCCTTTAAACGTTAATTTGTATACGTTTCCACCTTCAATTGCAGCGATAGTTAATTTCAATGTCTGGCTATCATCTATCCATTTGAATTGATTGATATTTCCGCTTATTTCAGGTTGTTCACCATACAGACATTGTATTTTAATATTGTCTGGTATAGAATTTCTGAGTACTGGTCCTGAAAATTGTACTGTAAACTCATAGGTGGTGTTTTCATTGGATTCATCGCCCAGGTCGGTAACACTTAATGGAGTAAGAGCCTTTTGTTCATGGCTTATACATTCAAGTTTATAAATTGATGGAATGGTGGAAAGATTACCGCTTGTTACAATATATACATCCAGATCATTCAGCAATGTGTTTTGAGCTACATCTTTGAGGTTTGTATTTATGCGTATTTCATACCTGGTATTAACTGCCAGTGGTTGTTGGAAACGAATAGTACAGGTTTGATTTGAATTATCCCAGTAAGCATCCCAACTGGCCTGTGGTGAAATACTAAAAGATCTGGTTATTGATGAAGTATCTATTGGTTCGTTAAATGTAATAATTATTTCATCGTTTACGTTTGCGCCTTCGTATATTGTGAAGTTTTCAGATTGTGCCATATTTTGTGAAATTGAAGTTGTGTAGAGCCCAGTAATGACTGGTCGTATATATTCACTGCCTGTTCTGAACCTGCATGTTACAGGTTGTATCATCATGTTATGGGACATGTCCTGGCATTTTGATATATCAATCTGATACCAGGTATTAAATAGTAACGGTTTGTACGGTGTTATAGTTAGTATTGTGTTTGCAGTGTCCCATATACATGTATAATCAACAGAAGGGGAAAACCGTATATTTTTTTCTACTGAAGCAGTGTCCATAGGTTCAGAAAAGATAATCGTTATTGATGTATTCAATGCTATATTTTCACTACAATCAACTGGTTGCAATGATTGTATTTCTGGTGGGATTGTATCCAGGCCTATTGTGAAACTTGATATATGCTGAGTAACAAGAGTATTGTTATGTGTATCACATGCGGTTTTTTCAATAATAAGTCGATAGTAGCCATTGCTTAGCGGCAATTCAGGTGTAAATGTCATTACTGTGTCATTGTTGCTCCAGGCAAAATTTCCCTTTATGGAACTATCGCCAAATTCCCCATACACTAATATAAATGCCTTTTGTGTTTTATCTTTATTCATTGACTTGGAAAAACAAATGGTTACAGGGCATGATGTTTGCATTATTGCATTATGAGGTGGTGAATATGAAACAATCTCTGGCGGGGTAATGTCCATGCTGCATGAAATTAAAGATACCATAAGTATGATATTTAATAATACTTTCATTGCATATATACCTTTACTATTAATTGGTTTTTGATATAATTTTTACTTTAGCTTTATCATATAAAAGCTTTATCTGTGAACTGGATATGATGTCGCCTTCCTGTAGCCCATCCACCAGTATTTCATCATCTATTCTTTCTTTAACAGTGACTTTCTTTTCAAAGGCCATATCATTTTTTATGATAAAGACACTGAATGTATCGCTTTCTTTAAGAGATGTTTCGGGGATGCATATGGCATCCGGTATTGTTTGTACATTGATTGATACACGGGCATACATGCCGGGTTTCAGGCTATTGTCTTTATTTGAACATATAATTTTTACATCTGCTGTTCGAGATGTCTGGTCAAGTACAGGGCTTACAATATCAACCTTACCTGAGTATGTTTTATGTAATGCATCGATAGTGATTTCAGCTTTCTGGTTGGGCTGTATATAAATCAGGTCATTTTCATTAAGCTGAGAGATGCAATATACCTTTGCTGTGTTAATGATGACAAAAAGATTTGTATCCTCACTTACCTTTTCGCCTATATCAATTGAACGCACAGCTACAATGCCATCAATAGGTGATGTAATAGAAGCTTCGTTTATATTAGTTTTAATTATATCTATCTGTGTTTTTGCCTGCTCAACCTGGCTTTTTGCTGCATCACGTTCTGCTTGTTCCATTGCGGTATTTATTAATTTAAAAAGCTCATTTGTTTTTGTTTCATCCTGTGGTTTAATAAATCCAGCCTTAGCAATATCACTATCTCTAAAACCTACAATCAGTGTTTCGTAATCTTTCCTGGCCT
This Spirochaetota bacterium DNA region includes the following protein-coding sequences:
- a CDS encoding efflux RND transporter permease subunit is translated as MGTLIVQRPVTIIMAFSALCLFGIISLCNLTMDLLPPVQYPEISVITLYPGAAPSEIEQLITQPVEEAVNSVAGVTRIHSESIEGASLVVATLRWGSNVDFALLKVREKVDLVKGILPQDVYKPIVTRFDPNSLPVMNIAITSQDMDLRQLRYKTEKNIVPLFERIEGVGNAKVTGGKVRQIEVLINRDALQAYNIGIQEIIDSIQSSHCNYPAGTLVAGNKELLIRTAGEFKNISDIENVPVKKTQDGRLVFLKHIARVVDGFKEITSQSFINGQPCVTLSIIKESGKNTVEVCHKTRQLVGNLQKKYGKRLTFDIISDQSQYIQSAISSVTSSAIAGSIIAFFVLLLFTQRFFSAFIITAAIPVSIIITFFFMNVLSININMMSLGGLTICVGMLVDCGIVVIESISNVKHTSIPQTIYTIAPSLIASTLTSVVIFLPLLLIKGLGGALFAHLAITVTIALFASLFVALLLIPALHTIQSQKVHHAKKQHFVAIVHNSLLFHKIDSLLQTIEHRYVLLLERLLLQSKYIYMVTIAIIVTGACAVCMMTGSLMPDTTQSQFTIRLESSPGTPLQQTIDMLQYIDSLLEYYQEIDKRLITAGYNPEDYTEYFGREKNTNIGQILVQLRNGQDAKDCITYLEKNVKLPPEVRIEYNAANTQFLQVLHAGSGDITINCIGNSLHDINAAAGAFIQECTRQPWITQCCSEIKQGKPELTIQADTDRLASFGLTLQDIASHIHTAVYGTHSGKYTESDYEIDIVTRFDTTFRDSIDDIGMIPIQANGGTTCTLLHTIASISNSQGYSSIIRNNQQKCIPIHVATKSISQEKAIEKLQQLWEKQNKQNVSFVLSPEMIETKESLESLYAILILSIVLIYMIIAAQFESLLYPLLIMSSVPVALCGSFIFLFLTGKSINIMSLMGAVVLIGTIVNNAILLLDTIIHNYRHNSNVVASITKSCTQRLRPIIMTSLTTICGLIPLALGLQEGDVQSPLAIAIIGGMIAGTGFIMLCLPHFIRITIKENS
- a CDS encoding Ig-like domain-containing protein, yielding MKVSCNIILLISFTITSCNYFVDIDPPEIISITPANRSVVLEDRPVICVEFSESMDRPKTEEAFLISGEHQPKGHFRWDNNKLYFDLIENCKDATVYTIIIRSSAEDIHGNNLKEDFTSTFSTDIDLIKPEAVSIQPADGERISDIFSPLIVQFSEAVRLDSVKKGFIVTPYVVGDITLQNDNSTLVFTPYTNFIHGTTYTITLSTDIVDIAGNHLLKEYKSIFICGTDFIAPTLNPESMEPPDYSVGCFAHYTGTTVRLQPFTTTEGIDKNTHILIRFSKAMQRIDTNESISISPSCNAAFSWEDDHTLRIIPSSPLNLMQTYVLTVTSQAKDIAGNALDQVYNFPFKIYSEYSQPIEVIPYGNNSKYIYQIGWDSSGNVDDTVSRLLENDDIIESAPPYACNKLINNTHVTVLIFRIQFANTTNTLAAIASLDLPSAMQAISFSLIASQLSSTLIPKIWKIEVPINHPDCIDIYMFNLTPQSYYRLSINHGINGIKDTAGNYMLNPFAIYCNM
- a CDS encoding Ig-like domain-containing protein: MKVLLNIILMVSLISCSMDITPPEIVSYSPPHNAIMQTSCPVTICFSKSMNKDKTQKAFILVYGEFGDSSIKGNFAWSNNDTVMTFTPELPLSNGYYRLIIEKTACDTHNNTLVTQHISSFTIGLDTIPPEIQSLQPVDCSENIALNTSITIIFSEPMDTASVEKNIRFSPSVDYTCIWDTANTILTITPYKPLLFNTWYQIDISKCQDMSHNMMIQPVTCRFRTGSEYIRPVITGLYTTSISQNMAQSENFTIYEGANVNDEIIITFNEPIDTSSITRSFSISPQASWDAYWDNSNQTCTIRFQQPLAVNTRYEIRINTNLKDVAQNTLLNDLDVYIVTSGNLSTIPSIYKLECISHEQKALTPLSVTDLGDESNENTTYEFTVQFSGPVLRNSIPDNIKIQCLYGEQPEISGNINQFKWIDDSQTLKLTIAAIEGGNVYKLTFKGGTDGIKSINGIPMQNDVWYIFYFHPVD
- a CDS encoding efflux RND transporter periplasmic adaptor subunit — translated: MTNFLTLLIEYKRKIYLLVLLCVIISTIFAILSLSLHKDTIIQEMPIQVETYTVKAKTITKKINSIATVQYKDKAIISSKIFGRVEKIFVEQGKHVKKGQLLAKIETYALELQLKEATAQLKKAQANLRLAEEKLLQAERNVEQRLKAIAKSKLELTDKYVTLQNTEDILRKKEKLFKAGGVTETELNTLRTNYHTVKTQFLQARKDYETLIVGFRDSDIAKAGFIKPQDETKTNELFKLINTAMEQAERDAAKSQVEQAKTQIDIIKTNINEASITSPIDGIVAVRSIDIGEKVSEDTNLFVIINTAKVYCISQLNENDLIYIQPNQKAEITIDALHKTYSGKVDIVSPVLDQTSRTADVKIICSNKDNSLKPGMYARVSINVQTIPDAICIPETSLKESDTFSVFIIKNDMAFEKKVTVKERIDDEILVDGLQEGDIISSSQIKLLYDKAKVKIISKTN